A section of the Amycolatopsis sp. AA4 genome encodes:
- a CDS encoding ferredoxin reductase: MAGTAVSGRLAWRVARLAEIRQETPTARTLVFDIPGWPGHLAGQHVDVRLTAADGYTAQRSYSLAAPANGDRIELTVQRVADGEVSEHLTGPYAIGDPVEIRGPIGGWFVWRPADTAPVLLVAGGAGIVPLMAMIRARREAGSKALFRLVYSLRTPEELYYAAELRRPYAGLDITYVYTRELPEGQSGIPRRIDVPTLNTAAWPADFGATTYICGPTGFVETAADIMLALGHSPQSIRTERFGPSRD, from the coding sequence ATGGCGGGAACAGCGGTATCAGGGCGACTAGCGTGGCGTGTCGCCCGGCTCGCCGAGATCAGGCAGGAGACGCCGACCGCGCGCACCCTGGTCTTCGACATTCCAGGGTGGCCGGGCCATCTCGCGGGACAGCACGTCGACGTTCGTCTCACCGCAGCTGACGGCTACACGGCACAACGCAGCTACTCGCTCGCTGCGCCGGCGAACGGAGACCGAATCGAGCTGACCGTGCAACGGGTAGCCGACGGCGAAGTGTCCGAACACCTCACCGGTCCGTACGCGATCGGCGATCCGGTCGAAATCCGCGGCCCGATTGGGGGCTGGTTCGTGTGGCGGCCCGCCGATACGGCACCCGTGCTGCTTGTCGCCGGTGGCGCGGGCATCGTCCCGTTGATGGCGATGATCCGGGCTCGTCGCGAAGCTGGCAGCAAAGCGCTGTTCCGGCTGGTCTATTCGCTGCGCACCCCGGAGGAGCTGTACTACGCCGCAGAACTTCGCCGACCTTACGCCGGCTTGGACATCACTTACGTCTACACGCGGGAACTTCCGGAAGGGCAGTCCGGTATTCCGCGGCGCATCGACGTTCCCACGTTGAACACCGCCGCGTGGCCAGCAGACTTCGGTGCCACCACGTACATTTGCGGGCCGACCGGGTTCGTCGAGACCGCCGCGGACATCATGCTCGCGCTGGGACATTCGCCGCAGTCGATCCGGACTGAACGTTTCGGCCCCAGCCGGGACTGA